The following are encoded together in the Zingiber officinale cultivar Zhangliang chromosome 8A, Zo_v1.1, whole genome shotgun sequence genome:
- the LOC122009943 gene encoding NPL4-like protein, producing the protein MILRVRSRDGLERITVADPSAATVATLRSLIDVHLGVPAAAQTLSLDPNILLPSSSASAAPLPASTRLSSLPLSHGSLVYLSYPPSLRRHALPPPPSRHRTPMTVADLLSRQVCVARQEAPHCAASSFDRDAARAFQMYAADALAFSVKRAGFLYGRVHPADRAVSVDFIYEPPQQGSEDTAALFRDADEEALVEAVAAGLDMRRVGFIFTQAVGRKASTARYTMSGREVLQAAEMQSEGGIQEWVTAIVKLEGGDGGAAAVHFEAFQMSDTCVRLFKEGWFAAPQLRKEANPGVSRMKKDVLVGRKETKEVDNDLFLVPVKISDHQGLLSSNFPIENRIKATTLKDLKSHLDRTKSLPFIKSISDFHLLLFLARYLDANIDVPVLTEFIKTQASVPEGYQLLIEYLATAVAS; encoded by the exons atgatccTTCGCGTTCGTAGCCGCGACGGCCTGGAACGCATCACCGTCGCCGACCCCTCCGCGGCCACCGTCGCCACCCTCCGCTCCCTCATCGACGTTCACCTCGGCGTCCCGGCCGCCGCGCAGACCCTCTCACTCGACCCCAACATCCTCCTTCCCTCTTCCTCCGCCTCCGCCGCCCCTCTCCCCGCCTCCACCCGTTTGTCTTCCCTTCCCCTCTCCCACGGCTCCCTCGTCTACCTCTCCTACCCTCCATCCCTCCGCCGCCACGCGCTCCCGCCACCGCCCTCCCGCCACCGCACGCCGATGACAGTCGCCGACCTCCTCTCCCGCCAGGTCTGCGTCGCGCGCCAGGAGGCCCCCCATTGCGCCGCCTCATCCTTCGATCGGGACGCCGCCCGCGCCTTCCAGATGTACGCGGCCGACGCGCTCGCCTTCTCCGTCAAGCGCGCCGGCTTCCTCTACGGCCGCGTCCACCCTGCCGACCGCGCCGTGTCCGTAGACTTCATCTACGAACCGCCCCAGCAGGGTTCCGAGGACACCGCGGCCCTCTTCCGCGACGCCGACGAGGAGGCCCTGGTCGAGGCGGTCGCGGCCGGTCTCGACATGCGCCGCGTCGGATTCATCTTCACGCAGGCCGTCGGCCGCAAGGCCAGCACCGCCAGGTACACGATGTCCGGCCGCGAGGTCCTGCAAGCCGCCGAGATGCAATCTGAGGGTGGGATCCAAGAATGGGTCACCGCCATAGTTAAGCTCGAAGGGGGGGACGGCGGGGCGGCGGCCGTGCACTTTGAGGCGTTCCAGATGAGCGACACCTGCGTGCGCCTCTTCAAGGAGGGCTGGTTCGCGGCGCCCCAATTGCGCAAGGAGGCCAACCCCGGAGTGTCGAGGATGAAGAAGGATGTTCTAGTTGGCCGGAAGGAGACGAAGGAGGTCGACAACGACCTCTTCTTGGTCCCCGTCAAGATCTCCGACCATCAG GGGCTATTATCTTCAAACTTTCCGATAGAGAACCGGATCAAGGCTACAACACTGAAGGATCTAAAGAGCCACTTGGATAGAACGAAGTCTCTTCCGTTCATAAAAAGCATATCTGATTTCCATCTGCTTCTCTTCCTGGCAAGGTATTTGGATGCAAACATTGATGTGCCTGTTCTCACTGAGTTCATAAAGACGCAAGCCTCAGTTCCAGAAGGTTATCAACTTCTGATAGAATACCTGGCTACTGCTGTTGCCTCTTGA
- the LOC122009942 gene encoding uncharacterized protein LOC122009942 produces MEQTTQLWATYRSSSWPARLVKGGMGSGRASPRVRRWTAMLVLVLTSFWRPIPLALGEAADGEGGDLGASAGGAWGGRLLLSFQEVKGNASFRCSPAGPCLPCQYSEKNDDKYRCSETGFRVPLKCIQANDSTDEAKKIKARRKLLSLENQAYLAQKQLFTTLTNYKWRKLLVASSKSENKEETYITYRSCEPVDREEKISFLGFEVIMAGLLLISGSVVCLRQKRTAVMPGVVAPVRIPSNSPRLSY; encoded by the exons atgGAGCAGACCACCCAACTGTGGGCGACCTACCGAAGCTCGTCTTGGCCGGCGCGGCTCGTAAAGGGAGGCATGGGATCTGGTCGTGCGTCGCCGCGGGTGAGGCGGTGGACGGCGATGCTAGTTCTGGTCCTGACGTCGTTTTGGAGGCCGATTCCCTTGGCGCTCGGGGAAGCGGCGGATGGGGAAGGAGGCGACCTTGGCGCCTCCGCCGGAGGTGCGTGGGGAGGTCGGTTGCTGCTCAGCTTCCAAGAAGTAAAGGGGAACGCCTCCTTCCGATGCTCTCCTGCCGGGCCTTGTCTCCCTTGTCAGTATTCCGAGAAG AATGATGATAAATATCGATGCAGTGAAACTGGCTTTCGGGTGCCATTAAAATGCATACAAGCAAATGATAGTACTGACGAGGCAAAAAAGATCAAAGCCCGAAGAAAGCTCCTCTCCCTTGAAAACCAAGCATATCTTGCGCAAAAACAGCTGTTCACTACATTAACAAACTATAAATGGAGAAAATTATTGGTTGCTTCATCAAAATCAGAGAACAAAGAAGAAACTTATATTACATATAGGAGCTGTGAGCCAGTTGATCGGGAGGAGAAGATATCTTTCCTTGGATTTGAG GTGATCATGGCGGGCTTGCTACTTATAAGTGGATCGGTTGTTTGCTTACGGCAAAAGCGTACTGCAGTAATGCCAGGAGTCGTTGCACCAGTGAGGATCCCCTCAAACTCTCCTAGGCTTTCATATTGA